One genomic segment of Deltaproteobacteria bacterium includes these proteins:
- a CDS encoding SMP-30/gluconolactonase/LRE family protein yields MTRETELLLDGLCFPEGPRWHDGELWFSDMHAKAVLRVGLDGRVTRVVEVAACPSGLGWLPDGRLLVVSMHDRRLLRLDPGGLHQVADLAAIADFHCNDMVVDARGRAYVGNFGFDLHAGQKPRTTALALVRPDGEVRVAARDLAFPNGCVITPDGGTLVVAESMAARLTAFDIAPDGSLSNRRVFAALEGKVPDGICLDAEGAIWVASPMSSECLRVHEGGRVSRTVKVETQAYACMLGGPDRRTLFICTAADSDPARCVEQHSGRIETLRVEVPGAGLP; encoded by the coding sequence ATGACCCGCGAGACGGAGCTTCTGCTCGACGGCCTGTGCTTTCCCGAAGGTCCGCGCTGGCACGACGGCGAGCTCTGGTTCTCGGACATGCACGCGAAGGCCGTGCTGCGGGTCGGGCTCGACGGTCGCGTCACGCGCGTGGTCGAGGTGGCGGCCTGCCCGTCGGGGCTCGGCTGGCTCCCCGACGGGCGGCTGCTCGTGGTCTCGATGCACGATCGGCGTCTGTTGCGGCTCGACCCCGGCGGGCTGCACCAGGTCGCGGACCTCGCGGCGATCGCCGACTTCCACTGCAACGACATGGTGGTCGACGCGCGCGGGCGCGCGTACGTGGGGAACTTCGGCTTCGACCTCCACGCCGGCCAGAAGCCCCGAACGACCGCGCTCGCGCTCGTGCGACCCGACGGCGAGGTGCGCGTCGCAGCGCGCGATCTGGCGTTTCCGAACGGCTGCGTGATCACGCCCGACGGCGGCACGCTCGTGGTCGCGGAGTCGATGGCCGCGCGTCTCACCGCCTTCGACATCGCGCCCGACGGATCGCTCTCGAACCGGCGCGTCTTCGCCGCGCTCGAGGGCAAGGTTCCGGACGGGATCTGCCTCGACGCGGAGGGCGCGATCTGGGTGGCGTCGCCGATGAGCTCGGAGTGTCTTCGCGTGCACGAGGGCGGACGAGTGAGTCGCACCGTGAAGGTCGAGACTCAGGCCTACGCCTGCATGCTCGGCGGCCCCGACCGCAGGACGCTCTTCATCTGCACCGCGGCGGATTCCGATCCCGCCAGGTGCGTCGAGCAGCACAGCGGGCGGATCGAGACGCT